In one Oreochromis niloticus isolate F11D_XX unplaced genomic scaffold, O_niloticus_UMD_NMBU tig00001211_pilon, whole genome shotgun sequence genomic region, the following are encoded:
- the LOC112844752 gene encoding uncharacterized protein LOC112844752: MPRKSQRSQSQKLRWQKQKEQVNVSQSGEEVKVSVTSIPSPEVQSSVQTAAVSYADVVKRGVPSACVPDAKVQQVIQTEPQVTVQTQHDGEAPGPSHVQVTNSESRPRVSSICASRSQAAAKYGKYRNQQCMANSLVFLSFLHEDEFITRADLNCVLDKGHAVYSDARKRFVNSVFLACDELPTVVTSRRHEYQVDMSQFAHYGTFDGTNHLPSLEQGLQCLASAVRYALLVMGGTVIAVCRLTSGLG, encoded by the coding sequence atgccaagaaaaagtcaaaggtcacagtcccagaagcttagatggcaaaagcagaaagaacaggTAAATGTTTCTCAGAGCGGTGAGGAGGTAAAGGTGTCTGTTACAAGTATTCCCAGTCCAGAAGTGCAGAGCAGCGTTCAGACAGCCGcagtgtcttatgcagatgtggtaaagagaggtgttccctcagcatgtgtgccagatgctaaagtacagcaggtaatccagactgaaccccaggtaactgtgcaaacgcagcatgatggagaagctccaggaccgtctcatgtacaggttacaaacagtgaaagtcgTCCACGAGTGAGTAGCATCTGTGCGTCCCGAAGCCAGGCCGCTGCTAAGTATGGAAAGTACAGgaatcagcaatgcatggcgaacagtttggttttcctgtcattcttacaCGAGGATGAATTCATTACCAGAGCAGATCTAAACTgtgtgttggacaaaggccatgccgtgtattcagatgccagaaagaggtttgtgaacagcgtgtttctcGCCTGTGATGAGCTTCCCACAGTGGTCACCAGCCGCAGACACGAGTATCAAGTGGACATGTCTCAGTTTGCTCATTATGGCACATTTGATGGTACAAATCATCTTCCGAGCCTTGAACAGGgactacagtgtttggcttcagcgGTTCGCTATGCTTTGCTAGTCATGGGAGGAACCGTCATTGCagtttgcaggctgacttcag